The Helicoverpa armigera isolate CAAS_96S chromosome 5, ASM3070526v1, whole genome shotgun sequence sequence TGGTTTATCGCGAATGAAGGAAaccaattacaataataatatgtctgaaacacgagcgtatgtaaagataggtacctacctagctacGATTTTGTTTTTAGATGTAACTTACATTAAACTAATTAAACTTTAACCTCAGGCTACTTTATCTGATAGAATCTAATGCTGGAACTTCCTCGTTTTTGTTATGCTCCATCGATATTAATAGGTCTGTATTTATTTACCGAGTCATTCTTTCGTTTATCTGAATTCTTTTCACTGCAATCGAAACGTTAGGTATCGATCCTTATCTTATTTTACTACGGtctaaaaactattaaattcTGAACGATCTTCGCATTTGACCGTGAACATCAATGTGATAAGACAATCAGCATTTTTCAGCATCGACAACCTACAGTTATTGAAGTATgattaatgttaaattaaatgtgAATTCGGTTAAGTACCCACAAGTTTTTCACGAAACGTAGGTAGCTATTTAAAGGCGGGTCTACGTCAGACGAACCGACCGGCCTTAATAATCTGTGACCAAACTAACAatggaaatgaaaaataacTGTAATGCACACCAAATACTTAGGCAACTATTTTAATCTTatcaatatgtattttattgcagAGTTATGAAAGTGTAATTCAAACGACACACAGTTTATGGCCTTCAATATTGTTTGAATTAAGCCagacatgaaaaaaatactaaatagcTATTATTGCAACACAATACTGAAAGTAGTTTTAATGAGAATGCGATATAAGtctgcataaaaaatattacgtaaaataaaatcatataggataggtagataggtacttacagTGCATTTCTAGGATCAAATGGTTTGATCAACATAAGTGGCACTGGAGCTGTGGCGAATATCAGCGACATTACTGTAAACAATGTGAACTGGAACAAAAAACTTCATTAGATACAACTGCCAATGTTTGTTACAGATATCGGTCTCATCATACACATTGGATTGATAACACTCCTCGTATTTGAgattattaagtaatttttaatttggtgAGGTAGGCCTTTATGCTGTGCTGTTATTtgcacaacatttttttacttaGATACGAAACCTGTGCTATGTGCGTCAGATTTTTTTACTTGGATACAAATTCATAAGAATAATTAACAGATCAATTAATAAGattaatacctataataaatcgGATATCTAGGTACTCTTTCATTACCACTATCTACTGTCTTAAGTCCGATGGATTCTAAAGTCCACAGATAAATTTTCATCTGATAATGTAGATTTATACATTTATCGGAACATTTATTAATCCCCATTTTTAATTTCGGACACTAATCAATTTAACGATAAGGCACAGGATgcaattaagtaatttaaaattgttacctTAATATAATATCTGGCCATAGAACTGATTGTGAAGAGTATGATGAGAAGTGCCATCACGCACCCGAAAACGACGTTGGCCGACATTTTTACTTCTTCTGGGAATACCTAGAACAACACAGTCCAAATGATTTTTGTTGACACAtctaaaacacaaacaaattatattagaCACATTGACTATCATGCAGATTATATGGGCGGCATCGTGCCATCCCGTTGCGATAAAAGTCTCCGGGAGAACTGAGCACTTAATTGATAACAGTCAGAGATATGGTTGTTACCCACTACGTAATTGTCCTTATTTTGCGAACACAACTACAAGAAGCGAGACTTCGCGTTCCTTTATAAAACTGCGAGTGAATGTGTAGCACCCGGTACTTGGTTCTATTTGGTAAGAGGCACCGCTGATTGTGATTGTTACCGACTGGACTGGATACTACAAAGAACTATCAAATCGGTTAGCagtctataggtacctacgtatagTACGATATACATGaagacataggtacctacccttATTCAAATAAACCTATCTTCAAATAGTTGTAACAGAAAGTCGTATTTgttaaactaattataattggaACAGTTGAACTGATTTGGCTGACTTGGTGAGGAACTAGCTTAGAAACCAAGAGATTAACatagaatactttttatcccCATCCATACctataagtacttaggtataagTAGTAGTTAATGcaaatacatattgataaacTATTTAATAAGATTAAACGCGCACCTTTGTAGCCCGGTGGCTAGGTACAATAGGTACAGGTGTactaactacatattttgtacTATCCGAGAGTACTGAAGAAAAACATATGTAATGTTCGTAGTCGTGATTTAGAATACTGCAAAAACAAAACGcttctttttatataaacattcGCTCATTGAACTTAGAATAAATAACCGGtttcagtaggtatttaaaatattatagcgTCTACTTTTTCCTCGAGCCTAGTTTGTCATCCAAAGTGCGAAGTCACATCTTACTTAAGGACTTTGGACCTTGGACTATGACAGCCACAATGACGCGTTCTAGTCATCACAATATTACGCCAATTATGTTAATTGAatcgaaaattataaataaatgcggcggcgtttatttttaggtttctGTTATTCATCATGATTTGCAATTGGCCAATAGGTAAACCTTCGTGGACCATAACACGTAAAGGAACAAATAGGTAGCCTTGCAAACTCCTTGCTAGGATAAGCGCGCCAAAATAAGGCTGCGTTTCGAAAATAGAATACCTATTCGTATTGTGTCAAAATCATCGTCGAAACTAAGAACTCGAACTAAGTACTATTGTTGACTCTTGAGGACTTACaggtgataaataataataaggtaATTTATTCAATCATCTATATACTTAAGCCAGCCTAGTTAGAATATCAAAGCTATGTTACAGCATTTAAGTTATCCATAGTTGAACTTGTAGGTCCAAGTAAAATCTCATCACTAACTTCCCAATAAACTGACCGACCACATAAACTTATCATGAACTGCTAATTATAGGTATTTAAGTAAGAACAAAACAATCAGTATTCACTTAGTTATATTTAAGTTAACTAGATATGTTGTTCACACACGTGGTGCCTATTAATTGCAACTAGCCGGATGCAATGTTTGCTAATTAATGCATTACTCTTAATTagttacatttaatatttagatAATGATTTGGGTATATTATTAAGGTGAAATTAAGTTCTCATTACGAACATCAAAGttaaaaacaaagacaaaatattacctatagcGGTTCAAAATTCAGGTAACAATCCTGATTAAGTCTATAAACTATTCAATTTTGTTAACTACGTACTTATCAGAGTTATCGCTtggaaatatttacaattttaatatcgtTGCACGTGGGATCCGATAACCCTTTTGACCACTATCACGCACTCATCAATGTGATCATATGAGTACAACACAACACTGATTAGTTACCCACTTTTTCCACAGACAGGGATTACTGTAATCAAACGATACATCAGTTAGGTATTAGTTGAAGAATGTAATCAATTAATCACTTGCTCAATATGTAGTAATATTGTACCTATAGGTTTAACCTTAGCACCTAGGcaactaaatttattttttatgacccCTGTCTCAATATTTATCTACTTTGAAAGTTATCGCATTATCGATACTTATTAGCGTATTCGATAGCATTATTTTGTTTGCCGATCGAATTCTGCGCTTTTACCACTCATTTTGCAGCTATTAGGATCCTTTCAGAATGCAGATTCAAGGGGAGGTGGTTGTTTTGAGCTTAGTTGTACCCATTTAATTGTTATGATTGCAAGATAGGTACCTCAAATGTGGATGACTCAAAATAATGACATCCTACTTGCAGCTTTGACTACTGATGAAGGAAGACTAAGTTCGAGGAGTTTGAAACCAATTGGCAAAACTACTGGGTATCTGCACgatagtaactatttagtaatctatgGCGATACTCTTAAACTCTTTAATTCCAAAAAGGACTTCGTATTTCCAGTTTTAATGGAACATTTGGAATTCAAGGACTTTGATAGATAAATCGATGATGTAATCTTTTTTTGTCAATTCACACCTACGATTTAGGTACTTCTTGGGGCTTGAGGTAAAAGACACAAGCAGTGGTATTTCCATAAACTGTCTTTTGAGTGTTGGATATGCGTGAGCTGTATATGATGAAAGTTCTTCCAACTTTGCCCACCTACCACACCACacactaattttaaaataaaaaggtggAACTTGGAGTGGGTTGTATTTTGTTACTAACTTCTTCACAGGCAAACAGCTGAACCAAATATTGATTAAATTTGGTCTGGCTATGTGGAAGTCAGTGGAAGGATGTGTGCGGCTATGTGGACACTGGATCAACTGGATGCGGTTGAATGTCAGAAGGTAATTATTTACGAGAGCATCTTCTAACCTGGAGGGATGTCTGTTGGTATCTAGACTAGTTAACGTTTGTTAAGGACATAGATCTAGCCAAGATAAACAAGTTCATGAGAATTTGATGCTATTCCCTATTGATGAATGGAAACTGTATGGAATAGGCAATTCTTACACGAAGTAGGTTTGAGGTTTgtgtgattttaaattaaaagctgGAAAGAcagaagcattttttttttcttaaaaattgtacctatgtaattagATTCAATTTTCAGCAGATGATTATTTTGCAGAAATGATAGATCTATGCGTTGACAAGGACGTCAAAGCGTTGCTTCTGAGGCACTCAATTTGGGGGTCCGATTTATTTATGCAAACGTAGGTACATTCGTACAGaagttattattgaatgtttaATGAAAACTGTCTACtaagattattataatacaCTAGGCATAGGTTAGTACCCATCTACAACAAAAACTTAGTTTTTTCTATGTTACACGCCTAAGAACTATGCCAATATAGGAACTAAATTAATACCTAATTATGGACTTATGGAAATGTTGTAGTATTCCCCACAACACCGAGTACCTAACAATCAATTTATAAGATGATTCACTTTCACTTAAAACACCACGGGTGTTCCCTTACCAAATATTAATACTAAACAATTCTTAACTCACTAttctacttactttatggccGTAACCTtagataaaaaaacacaataatgcTTCAAACACCGTAGCAACAATTTTCTTTGAACGTAacgttaaaaattatttattgtaaatagaaaaagtacctattttgcGGCGAAACTTAAAGACTGCGTACTCGGAGCGAGTGCATTAGTCACGCGACCTGCGCTCGGCACTACGACGACAACACTGAATGATTGTATGACTAAACTTCGGCTCGACCGACTCCTCTAAATTAAATGCACTGAGCGCGTCAGCGTAGATAAACGATAACACGTTTACGCGTGAATAGTTACAATAATACGGTAAACACAGTCAGTAGTTACTGTGTGCCAGTTTAAATTAGGTAAACTATTGACAAAAGTGTGccttaatttttgtaataattattattttaatcataattttattttaaggggTCCCGGCAAAAGCCGTGGTCTATActgttaagtaatattttaaattaccgAACTTTTGCACTTCATCTGAGATTGATACTTACTTCTGAGTTTGAACGCGCTCATCTCAGAAACTACCggtacatttaaaaataagtcaATGTTAGAtatggaaatataaaaataatctataatAAAAGGTTTTACATAATATAGTATGTACATTGAAAGTACCTActtcttattataaatattcatcCACGCACCATCCACCCACACAGCCCCTGCCCCctaaaaaccgcatcaaaatagGTTCAGCCAACTGTGAGAAAATAGCAAACATACACACATGCAGGTCAAACTGACAGCTTCCTTTTTTTTTGTCAGGTTAATAAACCAGAAATGATCTCACACATGTGCCTAAAGAGAGTTAACTCAAAAAATCACTCCAGAAAAGATGACAAACTGATTCCTCTGTCACTGTGGGTGGCAagtgttttaaagaaaaaatttttttttgtacatagctagaacctatttaattttttttgttgaatgatGCTATGCATAACTCAAAAACCTAGAATTATGTGTTTACGCTTTTTAGTACTAAGTGTGCAGAATATCCAGAAGGATtgaaaaagagaaacaaattacgagtaataatattatattatcatataTCTATAATCACATcacataaataagtaattacatCTACAAATTAGTAAACTAGATTTGGTGTAAGTTTAgactttattacaaaatactgTGTCCTTACaagcatattaaaataaaaattgactgCAACACGTTTCTGTATTCAATATTTGATTTAAGAGCTCCAAAAATTGTAAAGTAAATctgtcaaaacatttttttcttcattgcAGTGTATCTTTCAGTGTACTCATTGTATCCTTCCAGAGATACCAGCAGCTTAGGTTCAAACAAATTGCCGTCCAGGTTAATTGTATGCATTTTAGAATCTCGAAGTAAACTTGGTCGAATAGCGTCCAAGcttaaacaattttcttcaaGTCTCAAAATTTTGAGTCTAGGCGCTTGATGCATGTCTTCACTGAGTATTGATATTTCATTTTGACTTAGATTTAGCTCGGCTGCATATAATTCTGACATTCCACTGGGTACCTCTGTTATCTTATTGTTGGACAGCTCTACCACCTCTAAGCTGTGCAGCCCCAATAACTGTGTTGGAAACTCCTTTAGCCTGTTGTTGTTCAGATACACTTGTTTCAAATTACTCAGCTTTGCAAAGGAATCCGGCAGGAATGTGATTAAGTTATTTGAAACATTGAACAACTCTAGTTTCTTCATACTACCAAGGGATTCTGGAATTGTCTCTATCCTGTTGGTATCGAGGTTGagctgttttaataatttaaatttagaaataTCATCTGGTAGGGACGTCAGTCTGTTCTTAGAGAGGTCCAGGTTTCTAAGAATTTCACTTAAATTAAGAGCTTCAATTGGAATTTCTTTCAGTTTGCAATTGGACAGTTGTAAAACACCTGTTTTCGATGCTGTTtcataatgttgttttattccCGAATTACCCATTTCAATGAACTCACTATAATTTCTTATTTAGAGACcactacacaaaaaaaaataagtttcaacAAGTTATTTATCGAGAGTTTACTATTGTGACTTGaatttgtagttttttgtctTGTTTTGAGCTGTCACATCCAAATCATTTGACTGTTTGACACTTGGACACATCACAAACATTGACATTTACTTTCTTTACGCGACGTGCTGAGTGTAAAAGTTGTAGAAATATGTAAGCGATGCTTAGCTCTACCCTCCGCTCTCCGGAGAAATCTCTATCCTGTGCAAAACTAGAACTTTCTTCGATAAAATAGTGAGTAGCTGCAGTACCTAACtacttagaattattttttctattttattttaggcaAGTTTTAGTTTTGCAATTTAGTAAACGATGATTTGCTAACTAGAAAAAATACTGAGGCAAAAGTTGCATATTAAAAGCTACAAAGACTTTTGATGTCGCTGTAAATATCGTAAGTAAAAGTTTTCGTGTGCGACTTATAATTAAATCCATTCAaactcaaataataaaaaaatgaaaactacttataatttattatttctattttttctatttgattCTAGGCAAGTTTTAGTTTAGTAAACGATGATTTGTTTACTGGAAAAAATACTGAGGCGAAAGTTGCATATTAAAAGCTACAAAGACTTTTGATGTCGCTGTAAATATCTTAAGTAAAAGTTTTCGTGTGTGACTTATTATTAATTCCATTCAaactgaaataaagaaaaatgaagACCGGGATTGAGCGTCCTCCAGGCCTCATTTCTCACACAGTTTACCGACGTTAGAGAAATACAAGCAGTGTAGAAAGGCACTTCGGCTTTTTTCGGTCACTTTTCCTCTCTAGCTATATTCCTTTATCATTGGCTCCACTTTCACGTATACCTCTccaaagaacttttcaaatagTGATGAGGATGAACATGTGGGTGTGGAGGGGCACTTATAACTAGCTCGAGACCAGTCGAGCAGTCGATACTTATTTATTGACTAATGTACTAAAAGtgcacaataattattttaatgataatttaaaaaatctaataatctgtttctaataaaatattgaatgcacgaatttacttttgattttgatattttgagtCACTCGTTGATCAACAACAGGCAGAGCACAGATTCAATAAAAACAGTACTTCCAACATTCAACAATAGTGACGTGCGTTCATAGAGGAATTGATATCCGATAGAAGAAATTCGAaaggttattttgtttaatttctaaTGGATATTTAGTATGAATTATACATTacaagtgtttatttataagcaatgAAAGTGTagtcaattaataaaattgttatatatCAAGTTTACCCATGATTTTTATGTTAGATTTTGTTACCGCGGGAAAACTGTGAAACGTTTGACTAGTATAATGGCCGCAAAAGCGCCAATGCTTTACGTGTTTGCTCGTATAGTATGAAATTTGAGACCAAATTATGCTTCTCCAATGCTTTAAATgagttaaaaaaatcataattgagATGGACATCAACGCTGGTAAGTAGCATTTAATTGTTACCCGAAGATTTTGGCTTATTTTTACGAATGCTTTGATAAATTGTGATGATAGCTTTACTTGTAACTTTTCTGAGCGTGTGCCTTGTTAAACAGTCTAATTTAATTGCACATAGAAACCTATTACACTAAAATCTGTGCTCTAAATGTACCCCGCTATAGAAAAACGTCTTTCCTACACTATAAGTAAGCACGCTTTCTGAATAATCTAACTAAGACAAACGATAAATCTAATTTGTAAGTAACACAGTAATCTACACTCACCATAATCTGTGATTCGTTTTATATTACTATCGGTGCCGTTTACAAATATTGTCATTTTGAATGATTTACGTATTAACGTccataaatacaaacaaagcaAGAAGTTTTTACTAGAACTTATTGGTATGCGTTTATGCCCCTGGTTTCCAAAAAGAATGCATACCTGTCATTAACTTCAATTTACACCTATGAAGGTGGAGCATTCAAAGTTTACTgcattaaagttatttaatatattaataaaggTGTACTAAGCAAGTCAGCACCCAGTGATTACTTTGTAAAATGACCCAATACTAAACACAATCAAAGGTTCAAGTAGTGCTCCTATTTTCTATAAAATGATCTGGTTGTGTTTTACTCCAATCTGGCTAATACTACAAGCCTCATATTTGTATTTTCCTCATCCCAGTAGTTATAGGGATAATTATGTTGTAAGTCAAACAGTAAATCAACCCAGataaataaatctgttttttgGTCTTTATGTGCCAAATgtcaaataatgaaaaacatttaCTGTTGCATTGAAATGAGGAGATAGGTGTTTTTCATAACATAAGTATTAACCAAATACCATTATTTTAAGTTGAATGTTACGTATGTACGATTTCATTATTATGCATTCCCTCAGcagtttcaaattaataatataaaaggcTTTTTTATGCTTCACTttatttgcattgaaaatgaTGCTCTTTATTAGTTTAActagttaatatttaattatctattaactacattaaaaaataaaatgtttttgttattttttgcttaCCATGTTGGAATcttaatataattaaagtgTAAGTATTATCCTATTTCTTCTATAAATACTATTCTATTTAATTCTGTTACTTCTTCAACTTCTGTAGCTTAATAAATCACCACTTAACATATAGGTACCACCACCAAAGTCTGCCAGTATGTTTCCTTTTAAAATGAACTATCTATATAATTCTTTactatatgtaaataaattcttctgaactctctctctctctctctctctctataGTTTATAAGATTATCAAGACCTTATTTCTCATTGCATATTAACCATCTGTATGAACAGTTTACTTCACATTTTCAAGCATACCAATATTGATATTCACTATTCTGTGAGTCTTCTTTGATGTAGAAATCATGCTCTACATTGTTCTTAAATGATGTCCTTTTTTTCTTATTGGATTACCTTCAGAAGACACCATCCTAAGTTATGACTCTGtgtcaatattaaattaataagttgGATTCCTCTAGTATAATGTTATTAAGCATAATTATTTCTAagaat is a genomic window containing:
- the LOC110370547 gene encoding leucine-rich repeat-containing protein 57; its protein translation is MGNSGIKQHYETASKTGVLQLSNCKLKEIPIEALNLSEILRNLDLSKNRLTSLPDDISKFKLLKQLNLDTNRIETIPESLGSMKKLELFNVSNNLITFLPDSFAKLSNLKQVYLNNNRLKEFPTQLLGLHSLEVVELSNNKITEVPSGMSELYAAELNLSQNEISILSEDMHQAPRLKILRLEENCLSLDAIRPSLLRDSKMHTINLDGNLFEPKLLVSLEGYNEYTERYTAMKKKMF